A segment of the Xenorhabdus bovienii SS-2004 genome:
TAATAACGCTGAAGCGGTCATTTTACGTGAAGATATGTTGCCACGGGAAAACTTCCGTCCAGGTGACCGTGTGCGTGGTGTCCTGTATGATGTTCGTCCAGAAGCTCGTGGCGCACAGCTTTTTATCACCCGCTCTCGTCCTGAGATGTTGGTTGAGCTGTTCCGCATTGAGGTGCCTGAGATTGGCGAAGAGATCATTGAGATTAAAGCAGCCGCCCGTGATCCAGGCTCTCGCGCGAAAATCGCAGTAAAAACCAACGACAAACGTATCGATCCAGTTGGTGCCTGCGTAGGTATGCGTGGTGCGAGAGTACAGGCCGTTTCCAGTGAACTGGGCGGTGAAAGAATTGACATTGTGCTGTGGGATGATAACCCTGCACAGTTTGTCATTAATGCAATGGCTCCGGCGGATGTTGCATCTATCGTAGTTGATGAAGATAACTGCACGATGGATGTTGCCGTGGAAAGCAGCAATCTTGCTCAGGCGATTGGCCGTAATGGTCAAAACGTCCGCCTGGCGGCACAACTGCTGAAAAAACATCGTGGTGATGACAAGTGGGAACTGAATGTCATGACTGCGGAAGAGCTGCAAGCAAAACATCAGGCAGAAGCACATGCTTCTATTGATACATTTACCAAGCATCTCGACATTGATGTAGATTTCGCCACCGTATTGGTCGAGGAAGGTTTCTCTACGCTAGAAGAACTGGCTTATGTGCCAATTAATGAACTTCTGGCAATAGAAGGCCTTGATGAGGAAACCGTTGAAGTTCTTCGTGAACGTGCAAAAGCGGCCTTGACGACGCTGGAACTGGCTCAGAAAGAGAGTCTTGGTGATCAGCAACCTGCCGAAGATTTATTGAATTTATCTGGCATGGATCGTACTTTGGCGTTTAACCTGGCTGCCCATGGCATCTGTACTCTGGAAGATCTTGCCGAGCAGGGTATCGACGACTTATCTGATATCGAAGGACTGAGTGATGAGAAAGCAGGAGAACTCATTATGGCAGCCCGTAATATCTGTTGGTTTGGCGATGATGCATAAATAAACTGTAGCAGGAAGGAACAGAATGACAGAGGTAACCGTAAAATTACTGGCAGAAGAGATCCAGACATCGGTTGAACGCCTGATCCAGCAATTCGCTGATGCTGGCATTCAGAAAACCGCAACTGACTCTGTTTCCCAGAGAGAAAAAGAATCTTTGCTGGCACACTTGAACCGCGAACAAGGCGGTTCTGGCGGCCAGCCAGGTAAATTGACACTACAGCGTAAGACTCGCAGTACACTAAACGTTCCTGGCACCGGTGGCAAAAGTAAATCGGTAGCGATTGAAGTCCGCAAAAAACGCACATATGTGAACCGTGACGCGATTGAACAATCTCCAACGGAAGAACAGGCGAAGCGTGAAGCGGAAGAGCAGGCTCGGCGCGAGGTAGAAGAAAAGGCGCGGCTTGAAACTGAAGCGAAAAAATTCGCGGAAGAGCAAGCTAAACGTGATGCTGAAGAACAGGCAAAACGTGAAGCAGCAAAGAGCGCTCAACGTGAAGCAGAAGAAAAAGCTAAACGCGAAGGGGTTGACATGACTCAGCGTGAGGCGGCGGAAAAAGAAAAAGTGACTAAGCAACATACCGAAAACAAACCAAAATCAGTTCAGACTGAGCCTGCCGTGCAAAGTGAAAAAGCGCGCCGTGAAGCCGAAGCAGCAAATTTAAAACGCAAAGCTGAAGAAGAGGTGCGCCGCAAAGTTGAAGCGGAAGCGAAACGTGTCGCGGAAGAAGCGCGTCGCATGGCAGAAGAAAATAAAGATAAATGGTCAGAAACCGCTGAACCCAGCGAAAATACTGATGATTATCACGTAACCACTTCCCAACACGCCCGTGCTGCGGAAGACGAAAATGACGCTAAAGTTGAAGGCGATCGCCGTACCCGTAGCCGTGGTGGCAAAGCTACACGCCAGAAGAAGAATAACAAACATTCTGAATCGAAAGCTGATCGCGAAGAAGCACGTGCAGTTGGCCGTAACAAAGGCAAACAGCGCAAACCGAGTACCTTACAGCAAAGCTTCACCAAGCCAGTTGCCGCGGTTAACCGTGATGTTGTGATTGGTGAAACCATTACCGTAGCTGAACTGGCCAACAAGATGGCGGTCAAAGGTTCCCAAGTTATCAAGACCATGATGAAGATGGGCGCTATGGCGACCATTAATCAAGTTATTGATCAGGAAACTGCACAGCTAGTTGCTGAAGAAATGGGGCACAAAGTTATCCTGCGTCGTGAAAACGAACTGGAAGAAGCGCTGATGAGCGATCGTGACACAGGTGAAACGCTGGCTGAGTCACGTGCGCCTGTTGTTACCATCATGGGTCACGTTGACCACGGTAAAACCTCACTGCTGGACTACATTCGTTCTACTAAAGTAGCTTCTGGCGAAGCAGGTGGCATTACCCAGCATATCGGTGCGTACCATGTACAAACTGAAAAAGGTATGATCACCTTCCTTGATACCCCAGGACATGCTGCGTTTACTTCTATGCGTGCTCGTGGTGCCAAGGCGACGGATATCGTCGTTCTGGTTGTCGCCGCGGATGATGGCGTGATGCCTCAGACCGTGGAAGCCATCCAGCATGCCAAGGCAGCTAACGTACCTGTTGTTGTTGCTGTGAACAAAATCGATAAGCCAGATGCTGATCCAGATCGCGTCAAGAATGAACTGACACAATACGGTATCATTCCTGAAGAATGGGGTGGTGAAAACCAGTTCATGAGCGTTTCTGCCAAAGCAGGTCTCGGTATTGATGAATTGCTGGAATGTATTCTGCTACAGGCTGAACTGCTTGAACTGAATGCTGTTCGTACTGGTATGGCTAATGGTGTGGTCATTGAATCCTTCCTGGATAAAGGCCGTGGCCCAGTTGCAACCATTCTGGTTCAATCAGGTACTCTGAATAAGGGCGACATCGTCCTGTGTGGCTTTGAATATGGCCGTATCCGTGCGATGCGTGACGAACTTGGTCTTGAAGTCACGTCTGCTGGTCCATCCATTCCAGTCGAAATTCTAGGTCTTTCCAGCGTACCGTCAGCGGGTGATGAAGCGACTGTGGTACGTGACGAGAAGAAAGCTCGTGAAGTAGCCTTGTACCGTCAGGGTAAATTCCGCGAAGTGAAACTGGCTCGCCAGCAGAAATCTAAACTGGAAAACATGTTTGCCAACATGGAAGAAGGTAAGGTATCTGAACTGAACATCGTTCTGAAAACCGACGTTCAGGGTACATGTGAAGCGATCTGCGACTCACTGCTGAAACTGTCTACTGATGAAGTGAAAGTGAAAATCATCGGTTCTGGTGTCGGCGGGATCACTGAAACTGATGCGACTCTTGCCGCAGCGTCTAACGCAATCATTCTGGGCTTCAACGTCCGTGCGGATGCTTCTGCACGTCGTATTATTGAAAGCGAAAGTGTTGATCTGCGTTACTACTCCGTTATCTATAGTCTGATTGATGAAATCAAACAGGCAATGAGCGGTATGCTGGCACCAGAATACAAACAGCAGATCATGGGTCTTGCAGAAGTCCGTGATGTCTTTAAATCACCGAAGTTTGGTGCTATCGCTGGCTGTATGGTGACAGAAGGCTCCATCAAGCGTAATAACCCTATCCGCGTCCTGCGTGACAACGTGGTTATCTACGAAGGTGAGCTGGAATCCCTGCGTCGCTTTAAGGATGACGTTAACGAAGTCCGTAATGGTATGGAATGTGGTATCGGTGTGAAGAACTACAATGACGTCCGTGTTGGTGACATGATTGAAGTCTTTGAAATTATTGAAATCAAACGCTCCATCGTTTAATACCATCATAGATTCATTCCATTCTTGGGGGGCTTTATGCCCCCCAAAATGTCAGGAGATAAAACAATGGCAAGAGAATTCAGCCGAACTCAGCGCGTTGCACAGGAAATGCAAAAAGAAATTGCCATCATTTTACAGCGCGAAGTTAAAGATCCCCGTATCGGTATGGCAACAGTCTCTGGTGTTGAGGTTTCCCGTGATCTGGCTTATGCCAAAGTATTTGTGACTTTTTTGAATGTGTTGGTCGAAGGGCAAGATTCGGATATGGTTAACGTGGGCATTAAGGCCTTGAATGAAGCTTCTGGTTTTATTCGTTCCTTGCTGGGCAAAGCCATGCGTCTGCGTGTTATCCCTGAACTGACGTTCTCTTACGACAGCTCTCTGGTAGACGGAATGCGCATGTCAAACCTTGTCACTAAAGTCGTGAAAAACGATGAGCAGCGTCGTGTTTCTACGGATCACAACGAGGAAAAGTGATGGGGCGTCGTCGTAGGGGCCGTGCGATACACGGCGTATTGCTGCTGGATAAGCCGCAGGATATTTCCTCTAATGATGCGTTACAGAAAGTAAGGCGGATCTTCGATGCCAGCAAAGCGGGTCATACGGGTGCGCTAGATCCACTGGCTACCGGAATGCTGCCAATTTGCCTTGGTGAAGCGACCAAATTTTCCCAGTTCCTGCTGGATTCTGACAAACGCTATCGGGTAATTGCCCGTTTGGGACAGCGCACAGACACTTCGGATTCACATGGAAAAGTCATTTGTGAACGTGAAGTGCAGATTACCCAGCCCCAGCTTGCAGCCGCATTGGATACATTCCGTGGTGATACCATGCAGGTTCCTTCCATGTATTCTGCGCTGAAACATCAGGGAAAACCGCTGTATGAATATGCCCGTCAGGGAATTGCAATTGAGCGGGAAGCGCGTCCGATTACTGTTTACGAATTGCAGTTCATTCGCTGGGAAGGTGATGAGCTAGAGCTGGAAATACACTGTTCCAAGGGAACGTATATCCGTACTATCATTGATGATTTAGGCGAACTATTGGGCTGTGGTGCGCATGTAATTTATCTGCACCGTTTGCAGGTTGCCAATTATCCTACTCATAGAATGGTGACACTGGAACAGTTGCATGAATTAAAAAAACAGGCTGAAGAACAAGAAGTTGATGCGGGAGAATTGCTCGATCCATTGTTACTGCCAATGGATACAGCGGTCGCACATTTTCCAGTCATTCAGTTGGCATCAGTTGTTGCTGCTTATCTTAAGCAGGGGCAGCCAGTTCGCAGTAAACACAGTTTAACATCCGGTGAATGGGTGAGAGTCACTGAAGGGGATGAAAACAAATTCATCGGCATCGCGGTGATTGATGATGGTGGCTTGGTGGCTCCGCGTCGTCTGGTGGTAGAAATAGAACAATTATAAAAACTAATCGCATAAATTGTGTGGTTTAAAACAGGCAATTTGGTACAGATAAGAAACAGGCAAATTGTACTGGAACGTGGAAATGATGATCACTGGGCTGTCTTGCGCTTCCCCTATTTGCAGCGTAGAATAGCGCGTCTATATGTGAGTTGCTGAATTAGAGATCGGCACTCATGATTTTTAATCTATATTTGGAGTTATACTATGTCTCTAAGCACTGAAGCAAAAGCGCAAATCGTTGCTGAGTTTGGCCGTGGCACTAATGACAGTGGTTCTAGCGAAGTTCAGGTTGCCCTGCTGACCGCTCAAATCAACCACCTGCAAGGCCACTTTTCAGAGCACAAAAAAGATCACCACAGCCGTCGTGGTCTGCTGCGCATGGTTGCACAGCGTCGTAAGCTACTGAACTACCTGAAGCGCAAAGATCTTGCACGTTATACTGCACTGATCGAGCGTCTGGGACTGCGTCGCTAATTGATGAGTTTCAGTGAAAAGGGGCCTAATAGGGCCCCTTTTCTTCTAGGAAGCGGAACGTT
Coding sequences within it:
- the nusA gene encoding transcription termination factor NusA; translation: MNKEILAVVEAVSNEKSLPREKIFEALEIALATATKKKYEQEIDVRVCIDRKSGDFDTFRRWVAVEEVTLPTREITLEAAKYEDPEMELGGYIEDQIESVTFDRITTQTAKQVIVQKVREAERAMVVDQFREQQGEIVTAQVKKVNRENITLDLGNNAEAVILREDMLPRENFRPGDRVRGVLYDVRPEARGAQLFITRSRPEMLVELFRIEVPEIGEEIIEIKAAARDPGSRAKIAVKTNDKRIDPVGACVGMRGARVQAVSSELGGERIDIVLWDDNPAQFVINAMAPADVASIVVDEDNCTMDVAVESSNLAQAIGRNGQNVRLAAQLLKKHRGDDKWELNVMTAEELQAKHQAEAHASIDTFTKHLDIDVDFATVLVEEGFSTLEELAYVPINELLAIEGLDEETVEVLRERAKAALTTLELAQKESLGDQQPAEDLLNLSGMDRTLAFNLAAHGICTLEDLAEQGIDDLSDIEGLSDEKAGELIMAARNICWFGDDA
- the infB gene encoding translation initiation factor IF-2, translating into MTEVTVKLLAEEIQTSVERLIQQFADAGIQKTATDSVSQREKESLLAHLNREQGGSGGQPGKLTLQRKTRSTLNVPGTGGKSKSVAIEVRKKRTYVNRDAIEQSPTEEQAKREAEEQARREVEEKARLETEAKKFAEEQAKRDAEEQAKREAAKSAQREAEEKAKREGVDMTQREAAEKEKVTKQHTENKPKSVQTEPAVQSEKARREAEAANLKRKAEEEVRRKVEAEAKRVAEEARRMAEENKDKWSETAEPSENTDDYHVTTSQHARAAEDENDAKVEGDRRTRSRGGKATRQKKNNKHSESKADREEARAVGRNKGKQRKPSTLQQSFTKPVAAVNRDVVIGETITVAELANKMAVKGSQVIKTMMKMGAMATINQVIDQETAQLVAEEMGHKVILRRENELEEALMSDRDTGETLAESRAPVVTIMGHVDHGKTSLLDYIRSTKVASGEAGGITQHIGAYHVQTEKGMITFLDTPGHAAFTSMRARGAKATDIVVLVVAADDGVMPQTVEAIQHAKAANVPVVVAVNKIDKPDADPDRVKNELTQYGIIPEEWGGENQFMSVSAKAGLGIDELLECILLQAELLELNAVRTGMANGVVIESFLDKGRGPVATILVQSGTLNKGDIVLCGFEYGRIRAMRDELGLEVTSAGPSIPVEILGLSSVPSAGDEATVVRDEKKAREVALYRQGKFREVKLARQQKSKLENMFANMEEGKVSELNIVLKTDVQGTCEAICDSLLKLSTDEVKVKIIGSGVGGITETDATLAAASNAIILGFNVRADASARRIIESESVDLRYYSVIYSLIDEIKQAMSGMLAPEYKQQIMGLAEVRDVFKSPKFGAIAGCMVTEGSIKRNNPIRVLRDNVVIYEGELESLRRFKDDVNEVRNGMECGIGVKNYNDVRVGDMIEVFEIIEIKRSIV
- the rbfA gene encoding 30S ribosome-binding factor RbfA; translated protein: MAREFSRTQRVAQEMQKEIAIILQREVKDPRIGMATVSGVEVSRDLAYAKVFVTFLNVLVEGQDSDMVNVGIKALNEASGFIRSLLGKAMRLRVIPELTFSYDSSLVDGMRMSNLVTKVVKNDEQRRVSTDHNEEK
- the truB gene encoding tRNA pseudouridine(55) synthase TruB — protein: MGRRRRGRAIHGVLLLDKPQDISSNDALQKVRRIFDASKAGHTGALDPLATGMLPICLGEATKFSQFLLDSDKRYRVIARLGQRTDTSDSHGKVICEREVQITQPQLAAALDTFRGDTMQVPSMYSALKHQGKPLYEYARQGIAIEREARPITVYELQFIRWEGDELELEIHCSKGTYIRTIIDDLGELLGCGAHVIYLHRLQVANYPTHRMVTLEQLHELKKQAEEQEVDAGELLDPLLLPMDTAVAHFPVIQLASVVAAYLKQGQPVRSKHSLTSGEWVRVTEGDENKFIGIAVIDDGGLVAPRRLVVEIEQL
- the rpsO gene encoding 30S ribosomal protein S15, with amino-acid sequence MSLSTEAKAQIVAEFGRGTNDSGSSEVQVALLTAQINHLQGHFSEHKKDHHSRRGLLRMVAQRRKLLNYLKRKDLARYTALIERLGLRR